One Streptomyces coeruleorubidus DNA segment encodes these proteins:
- a CDS encoding restriction endonuclease, with protein METFDLGRLTDFDFEAVCKDLFELEFGVRLEIFTSGPDGGVDLRHLKGDDPALIVQCKHFHRSGRAKLLEHMRKVEAPKLGELTPGRYVLATSVELSRAAKDKLYALLTPFVNSPGDIYGKDELDALLRKHDQVVKRHLRLWLTSATVLNSLLSKSIVTRSQDLAERVDETLRTYAETGSRAAALRLLEDQHVCVIAGAPGVGKTTLSHVLCAHYLSQGYELVEVSEDVEEANRLWNSAAPQLFYYDDFLGQTAIDEKLGKNEDGRLISLMERVSRAPAKRFLLTTREYILAQAQQRYERLDRHRFDIMTCVLDVTDYTYRARASLLYNHVSASSFPASTKSVFAAPAVYTPIVEHENFNPRVIAVTLAQAGRYAKGDIAAEIVANLNDPRRVWDHIVNYQLDASDVRLLKMILSFVSRVRMDTLQDVWIASGGSLRDFRGSLKVLDGTMLRSARQGEFVFAEFHNPSVRDYMRDHISSDPAEMKDFVSGMQFFEQAETLWSMLSSGGAWDVRQSLCRCLPDAEGVLERVFRTKVLNTPGHYYAHDDAHRALIYMQLGAALESQRVHDIGWRSIREDEVISEAWEHETIAKILTFLRDSEHSELRNFLPIAVDQAAIWLEGTDLSTWGLLTDALQFASLLSDYGDADDAYETISHLIDDYAESALVSWAELGEASSYQLPVMEEIFRYYEVGNGDRYKFDDEMYDTARARVEAATPPRTPPANRRRPGGAARSAALNEPEKEAVARMMATLAPGKK; from the coding sequence ATGGAAACATTCGACCTGGGCAGGCTAACGGACTTCGACTTCGAAGCCGTGTGTAAGGATCTCTTCGAGTTGGAGTTCGGCGTTCGGCTGGAGATCTTCACTTCGGGACCGGATGGCGGAGTGGACCTGCGGCACCTCAAAGGGGACGATCCCGCCCTCATCGTGCAGTGCAAGCACTTCCATCGTTCCGGCCGCGCTAAATTGCTGGAACACATGCGGAAAGTGGAAGCCCCGAAGCTCGGTGAGCTCACACCGGGGCGCTATGTTCTAGCCACGTCGGTGGAGTTGAGCAGAGCTGCGAAGGACAAACTTTATGCGCTGCTCACGCCGTTCGTCAACTCGCCCGGCGATATCTATGGAAAGGATGAACTGGACGCGCTCCTCCGTAAGCACGATCAGGTCGTCAAGCGTCATCTGCGGCTGTGGCTGACAAGCGCCACGGTGCTGAATTCACTGCTGTCCAAGAGTATCGTCACGCGCTCCCAGGACCTTGCCGAACGAGTCGACGAAACTCTGCGCACGTATGCGGAGACCGGCAGTCGTGCCGCGGCACTCCGGCTCCTCGAAGACCAACACGTGTGCGTGATTGCTGGTGCTCCAGGTGTGGGGAAGACGACTCTGAGTCACGTGCTGTGTGCCCACTATCTGAGCCAGGGCTACGAACTCGTCGAAGTATCCGAAGACGTGGAAGAGGCCAACAGGCTGTGGAACTCCGCAGCACCCCAACTCTTCTACTATGACGATTTTTTGGGTCAGACGGCGATCGACGAAAAACTGGGCAAGAATGAGGACGGCCGCCTCATTTCTCTGATGGAACGGGTGTCCCGCGCCCCCGCCAAGCGGTTTCTGCTCACCACGCGGGAGTACATTCTCGCCCAGGCACAACAACGGTACGAGCGCCTCGACAGACACCGTTTCGACATCATGACCTGCGTGCTCGACGTGACCGACTACACCTACCGGGCGAGGGCCTCGCTCCTTTACAACCACGTCTCAGCCTCGAGTTTCCCGGCCAGCACCAAGTCCGTCTTCGCGGCACCGGCCGTCTACACGCCCATTGTGGAACACGAGAACTTCAACCCGCGTGTCATCGCTGTCACCCTGGCGCAGGCCGGGCGGTACGCCAAGGGCGACATCGCGGCCGAGATCGTCGCCAACCTGAACGACCCACGTCGCGTCTGGGACCACATCGTCAACTACCAACTCGACGCGTCGGATGTGCGTCTCCTGAAGATGATTCTCTCCTTTGTGTCCCGCGTCAGGATGGACACACTGCAGGACGTGTGGATTGCGTCGGGAGGTTCGCTCCGGGACTTTCGAGGTTCGCTTAAGGTGCTGGACGGCACGATGCTCAGGAGCGCCCGGCAGGGCGAGTTCGTGTTCGCGGAGTTCCACAACCCGTCGGTGCGCGACTATATGCGGGACCATATCTCGTCGGACCCGGCCGAGATGAAGGATTTCGTCAGCGGGATGCAGTTCTTCGAGCAGGCCGAGACCCTGTGGTCCATGCTCTCGTCGGGTGGTGCGTGGGACGTGCGCCAATCCCTGTGCCGGTGCCTTCCGGATGCGGAGGGGGTGCTGGAGAGAGTATTTCGAACGAAGGTCCTCAACACGCCGGGCCACTACTATGCCCACGATGACGCCCATCGCGCCCTGATCTACATGCAGTTGGGCGCCGCACTCGAGTCGCAGCGCGTTCACGACATCGGATGGCGAAGCATCCGCGAAGACGAGGTCATCAGCGAGGCGTGGGAACACGAGACGATTGCAAAGATCTTAACCTTCCTCAGGGACTCCGAGCACTCGGAGCTCAGGAACTTCCTCCCAATCGCGGTCGATCAAGCGGCCATTTGGCTCGAGGGGACTGACCTGTCGACCTGGGGCCTCTTGACTGATGCCCTGCAATTCGCCTCACTGCTGTCCGACTACGGGGATGCCGACGACGCGTACGAGACGATCTCTCATCTCATCGACGACTATGCCGAATCAGCTCTGGTGAGTTGGGCTGAACTCGGTGAGGCATCGAGCTACCAACTGCCCGTGATGGAGGAGATCTTCCGCTACTACGAGGTGGGCAACGGCGATCGCTACAAGTTCGATGACGAGATGTACGACACGGCTCGCGCGCGGGTTGAGGCGGCTACCCCGCCAAGAACTCCCCCAGCGAACAGGCGGCGTCCCGGGGGCGCTGCCCGCTCGGCTGCTCTCAACGAGCCCGAAAAGGAGGCGGTCGCCCGGATGATGGCCACGCTCGCTCCCGGAAAGAAGTGA
- a CDS encoding IS481 family transposase encodes MTERELARRARHRLAVLRHAEEVSGNVAATCRYYGISRQCFYTWRRRYEAEGLDGLKDRSSAPHHTPRATTADVVEKILWLRRQYHFGPAKIAMYLQRYHDVAISTSGVWRILKKVGLNRLPASQRYKRRSIRWKRYEKQRPGHQLQVDVKFIEPLGQSGRKKRYYQYTAIDDCTRLRVLRAFPRNDQKTAIQFIDYVLAKLPFAVDQIQTDNGQEFGQTFHWHLLDKGIGHVRIKPRTPRLNGKVERSHRIDSEEFYRLLEGQVIDDVNLFNSKLQEWEDYYNYHRPHGALAGQTPYERLRQKAQDPLS; translated from the coding sequence ATGACTGAACGCGAGCTCGCAAGACGCGCCCGCCATCGGCTCGCAGTGCTGCGCCACGCGGAAGAGGTGAGCGGCAACGTCGCCGCCACCTGCCGCTACTACGGCATCAGCCGCCAGTGCTTCTACACCTGGCGCCGACGCTACGAAGCCGAGGGCCTGGACGGCCTCAAGGACCGCTCCAGCGCTCCGCACCACACTCCGCGTGCCACGACGGCCGACGTGGTGGAGAAGATCCTCTGGCTGCGTCGGCAGTACCACTTCGGCCCGGCGAAGATCGCCATGTATCTGCAGCGCTACCACGACGTCGCGATCAGCACGTCGGGCGTCTGGCGGATCCTGAAGAAAGTTGGATTGAACCGGCTGCCGGCCTCGCAGCGCTACAAGCGCCGCTCCATCCGCTGGAAGCGCTACGAGAAGCAGCGACCGGGCCACCAGCTGCAGGTGGACGTCAAGTTCATCGAGCCGCTCGGCCAGAGCGGACGGAAGAAGCGCTACTACCAGTACACCGCCATCGACGACTGCACCCGCCTGCGAGTGCTGCGCGCCTTCCCCCGCAACGATCAGAAGACCGCAATCCAGTTCATCGACTACGTCCTGGCCAAGCTCCCCTTCGCGGTCGATCAGATCCAGACCGACAACGGCCAGGAGTTCGGCCAGACCTTCCACTGGCACCTGCTGGACAAGGGCATCGGACACGTCCGCATCAAGCCTCGCACCCCGCGGCTGAACGGCAAGGTCGAGCGATCCCACCGCATCGACTCGGAGGAGTTCTACCGCCTGCTGGAGGGCCAGGTCATCGACGACGTCAACCTCTTCAACAGCAAACTGCAGGAGTGGGAGGACTACTACAACTACCATCGCCCCCACGGCGCCCTCGCCGGCCAGACCCCTTACGAACGCCTACGACAGAAAGCCCAAGACCCACTGTCATAG
- a CDS encoding nucleotidyl transferase AbiEii/AbiGii toxin family protein: MELAHQNPEHTYTRLNVTDPASGIQNKVELVAEFLNHPPVPSELGPVLHPDDVAAGKTTALDGRAEVRDAIDVDGLLKAGYTRERLMELAKQNDDGFDPRMFADSLARIQRYTDKQFAAYGLTATEAASLREGFADWQRELISPPDEKPAS, translated from the coding sequence GTGGAACTGGCCCACCAGAACCCCGAGCACACCTACACGCGGCTGAACGTCACCGATCCCGCCAGCGGCATCCAGAACAAGGTGGAACTCGTCGCCGAGTTCCTCAACCATCCGCCCGTGCCCTCCGAGCTCGGCCCGGTCCTGCACCCCGACGACGTCGCCGCCGGGAAGACCACTGCCCTGGACGGCCGGGCCGAGGTCCGCGACGCCATCGACGTCGATGGCCTCCTCAAGGCCGGATACACCCGCGAACGCCTGATGGAGCTGGCCAAGCAGAACGACGACGGCTTCGACCCGCGGATGTTCGCCGACTCACTCGCCCGCATCCAGCGCTATACCGACAAGCAGTTCGCCGCCTACGGCCTTACCGCGACCGAAGCCGCGTCCCTGCGGGAAGGATTCGCCGACTGGCAACGCGAACTGATCAGTCCGCCGGACGAGAAGCCTGCGAGTTAG